The following are encoded together in the Acidicapsa ligni genome:
- a CDS encoding MFS transporter, with protein MDASPLENSKSYNRWRSAAFSSSWLLYAGYYLCRENLRSVRSLPGSLSAQGDLPGLLFNFALAYVVGHLVAGTVADRYGARRVALVGGLISAASTAAMIFVHGPHGMLMLQLLNGFAQGLGFPALARMLAVWFTREERPGVLAWWSASYSLGGVLAASLTLWCATTLWILPSWGWQRCFMLPPLLLACISAYFYWTTRDDPQAVGLLPLSEQEPEEERAAAGILSGWWMVLSNGHIRTISAMYFFLKMTRYALLFWLPLYLVQTTHLSANRAASTAALFEFFGFAGALLAVHLSIRYFNSRRYPVAAILLFSLGFLALVQPLISTLGWWASAVSIAAMGLLVYAVDALMVSVAVLEKVPLGCSARAIAAVNGAGSVGQMLSPLLVTWFARHYGWDNLFNLFLITSLIAAAIVAPRWNDGVSELPISIVGEA; from the coding sequence ATGGACGCGTCTCCGCTGGAAAATTCAAAGAGCTACAACCGCTGGCGCTCAGCGGCCTTTAGCTCCAGTTGGCTGCTATACGCCGGGTATTATTTGTGCCGGGAAAATCTGCGAAGCGTGCGTTCGCTTCCCGGTTCTCTCTCCGCACAGGGCGACCTGCCCGGGCTGCTTTTCAACTTTGCACTGGCATATGTCGTTGGCCACCTGGTTGCCGGAACGGTCGCGGACCGGTACGGAGCGCGTCGGGTGGCGCTGGTCGGCGGCCTGATCTCCGCTGCCTCCACTGCGGCCATGATTTTCGTTCACGGGCCGCATGGAATGTTGATGCTGCAACTCCTGAACGGCTTTGCGCAGGGGCTGGGGTTTCCCGCTCTGGCACGCATGCTGGCTGTCTGGTTTACACGCGAGGAGCGGCCCGGAGTGTTGGCCTGGTGGAGCGCCAGTTATTCGCTGGGCGGGGTGCTGGCAGCGAGCCTTACGTTATGGTGTGCGACCACGCTGTGGATTCTGCCCAGTTGGGGCTGGCAGAGATGCTTCATGCTGCCGCCGCTGTTGCTGGCATGTATCTCCGCTTATTTTTATTGGACGACGCGCGACGATCCGCAGGCGGTTGGCCTTTTGCCGCTTAGCGAGCAGGAGCCGGAAGAGGAGCGGGCCGCAGCAGGGATTCTTTCCGGTTGGTGGATGGTGCTTTCAAATGGGCATATTCGCACCATCTCTGCGATGTACTTCTTCCTCAAAATGACGAGGTATGCGCTGTTGTTCTGGCTGCCTCTTTATCTTGTGCAGACGACGCATCTCTCGGCGAATCGCGCGGCCTCAACGGCTGCGTTGTTTGAGTTCTTCGGATTCGCGGGCGCGTTGCTGGCGGTGCATCTCTCGATTCGCTACTTCAATTCGCGCCGATATCCGGTCGCCGCGATTTTGTTGTTTTCGCTGGGATTTCTGGCGTTGGTGCAGCCGCTGATTTCGACGCTTGGCTGGTGGGCCTCGGCGGTGAGCATTGCAGCGATGGGTCTGCTCGTTTATGCGGTGGATGCGCTGATGGTCTCGGTCGCTGTTCTGGAAAAAGTGCCGCTGGGCTGCTCCGCTCGCGCCATTGCGGCAGTAAATGGAGCAGGGTCGGTTGGGCAGATGCTTTCGCCTTTATTGGTGACCTGGTTCGCGCGCCACTATGGCTGGGATAACCTGTTCAATCTCTTCCTGATTACGTCTCTCATTGCTGCTGCGATCGTTGCGCCGCGCTGGAATGACGGCGTTAGTGAACTACCAATATCAATCGTCGGCGAAGCATGA